Proteins from one Telopea speciosissima isolate NSW1024214 ecotype Mountain lineage chromosome 1, Tspe_v1, whole genome shotgun sequence genomic window:
- the LOC122641912 gene encoding transketolase, chloroplastic-like gives MVVKWKVSQMKLAPLLGTGDLVSWSLSMMTTTSPLTETQRLHLPIECVNTRFEGLRWHVIWVKNGNTGYDEIRETIKEAKAVKDKPTLIKITNTIGYGSPNKANSCSVHGSLGAKEVDATRQSLGWPHEPFHVPEEVKKHWSCHIPKGSSLEAEWNA, from the exons ATGGTTGTCAAATGGAAGGTATCTCAAATGAAGCTTGCTCCCTTGCTGGGCACTGGGGACTTGGTAAGTTGGTCGCTTTCTATGATGACAACCACATCTCCATTGACGGAGACACAGAGATTGCATTTACCGATCGAGTGCGTCAATACCCGTTTTGAGGGTCTTCGTTGGCATGTGATTTGGGTAAAGAATGGTAACACTGGATATGATGAGATTCGGGAGACCATTAAGGAAGCAAAGGCAGTCAAAGACAAACCCACCCTCATCAAG ATCACTAATACCATTGGTTATGGGTCCCCGAACAAGGCAAACTCATGTAGTGTACACGGGAGTTTGGGTGCGAAAGAAGTGGATGCAACAAGGCAGAGCCTTGGATGGCCGCATGAGCCTTTCCATGTTCCTGAGGAAGTGAAGAA GCACTGGAGCTGCCACATTCCTAAAGGTTCTTCTCTTGAAGCTGAATGGAATGCCTAG